Proteins from a genomic interval of Pelagicoccus enzymogenes:
- a CDS encoding TonB-dependent receptor plug domain-containing protein → MLCGAALLVAPLGFAQDDQEDEEIFELSPFTVEGSEDQGYRATSTLAGSRIRTDLKDVGSAISVITEEFLRDTGAVDNASLLQYTTSTEVGGIGGNFAGEERLSLLNPNANTRVRGLQAADNTRDYFLSDVPWDGYNVSRVDMQRGPNAILSGLGSPAGIINNTTDSANYTNEGEVQIRFGSHGSTRAHVNVNRVILEDELGVRVAAVKKDDKYRQEEAWAEDERFFVALKYEPKFLKTDNALTTFTGNFESGSINSNRPRTRPPVDRMSGFWNTFGDLPAQITGSPLAFSTTDAWLPTNQPLSFGAYPQSVKDAIYGDDAPYNTQGGLVYTEDGRPVLGSTPVSVHVRGSSVPTTWVEAGTGWNNDNPDDPNRFEVPIMREVPILNQISFNHPWYGENYTDGPVLYFANADAGDGNPTDMWIPGISSQDANVLTVDNGQIVRDLGGTGHVFYRSIMSPASTSAAARTLGLPLADIGVYNAERLWDRSIFDYKNHLLDGDNKREMQDFRVLNLKVAQTFFDNRLGFEAAINNEVYKYGQSSPFGWSPEITIDVNETLGDLVTPNPNVGRPVIFKRTQGSSNLNERERDGYRFTATAELREDDLFESDSFLGKLIGKQRLTALKSSDDITFYEMGFKNWLADDSFRAYQGLPGMADNTSEVMTAVYMGPSVIGTSGPQGLNLQPLPRLNPKGIDVINYWDNTWANPSTRNVDYLESQTWYHVWDEQYSDEQNNPGNYVGWTTRPIDILVDTEGDRLNLVTTARSQTEEVTSQAAVWQGFFWGGAIVGTYGVREDEVLKYNVTAPRIPDDPRNIFDPTGNTPFPQTGGNYLSYTPEDAAALAPAALGSVDRFEDDNESKSLVVHLDQFLPELPGNTKVSVFWNESSNFQPAETRVDHMNRTIAPPTGITEDYGFLIRSFDDRLSLKVTQYETLVNGATFPLRNLWYVGTAETSLFAAGMRDKAFLDGVPGWSDSWRGYANSPYQAGDAPWESYLAARGEASRDQTAEEAQAWQERALTNLEQNLAPQEFWDAWGATKSDARWQNGWWDPWSESTGAQPAGFTTTSDLLSEGTEFELTYNPVENWNIAFNASRTEAVRDNLAGSLKAWVDARNEIHNGDNGDIRLWWSGDRANTLKTRWNAEFYSSYQLALQQEGTNVDELREWRYNLVTNYNFRDGKFKGLGVGGSYRWQDEIVIGYPQSRGVTESGNEVVEYDITRPFYGPSEDSIDLWASYSVDLNDDITWRIQLNVRDVLADGGLIPLAVNPDGSITEYRLDGDPSWFLSNTFSF, encoded by the coding sequence ATGCTCTGTGGCGCCGCGCTTCTAGTTGCTCCTCTCGGTTTCGCGCAAGACGACCAGGAGGATGAGGAAATCTTCGAACTGTCGCCGTTTACGGTCGAGGGTTCCGAGGATCAGGGCTATCGTGCTACCAGCACTTTGGCAGGTTCGCGTATCCGCACAGATTTGAAGGACGTAGGTTCCGCCATCTCTGTTATCACCGAAGAGTTTCTTCGGGACACGGGTGCCGTCGACAACGCATCGCTTCTCCAGTATACGACGAGCACGGAAGTGGGCGGCATTGGAGGTAACTTCGCAGGTGAGGAGCGTTTGAGCCTCCTCAACCCGAACGCCAACACTCGTGTCCGCGGTCTGCAAGCTGCGGACAATACCCGCGACTACTTCCTTTCCGATGTCCCATGGGATGGATACAACGTCAGCCGCGTCGACATGCAGCGCGGTCCGAACGCGATCCTCTCCGGTCTCGGAAGTCCTGCTGGTATCATCAACAACACTACAGACTCTGCGAACTACACTAACGAAGGCGAGGTTCAGATCCGCTTCGGAAGTCACGGTTCCACTCGCGCCCACGTCAACGTCAACCGCGTCATCTTGGAAGATGAGCTCGGAGTGCGTGTCGCAGCTGTTAAGAAAGACGACAAGTACCGCCAGGAAGAAGCTTGGGCGGAGGACGAACGTTTCTTCGTCGCCTTGAAGTACGAGCCGAAGTTCCTGAAGACGGACAACGCTCTCACGACCTTCACCGGTAACTTCGAGTCGGGTTCCATCAACTCGAACCGCCCGCGCACCCGCCCTCCAGTCGACCGCATGTCGGGATTCTGGAATACGTTCGGCGATTTGCCGGCTCAGATCACGGGTAGCCCCTTGGCGTTTTCGACAACAGACGCTTGGCTTCCTACCAACCAGCCGCTTAGCTTCGGAGCCTATCCGCAGTCTGTTAAAGACGCGATTTATGGCGATGACGCGCCCTACAACACGCAAGGGGGACTCGTTTACACCGAGGACGGCCGTCCTGTACTGGGGTCGACTCCAGTGTCAGTGCACGTCAGAGGTTCCAGTGTCCCAACGACTTGGGTAGAAGCGGGAACGGGTTGGAATAACGACAACCCCGATGATCCGAACCGCTTCGAGGTACCCATCATGCGCGAAGTACCGATCCTTAACCAGATCAGTTTCAACCACCCATGGTACGGGGAAAACTACACGGATGGCCCTGTCCTCTACTTCGCCAACGCAGACGCGGGAGACGGCAATCCTACGGACATGTGGATTCCAGGTATCTCATCCCAAGACGCGAACGTACTCACCGTAGACAATGGACAGATCGTCCGTGACCTTGGTGGTACTGGACACGTCTTCTACCGCTCCATCATGTCGCCGGCATCCACTTCGGCCGCAGCCCGAACCCTTGGACTGCCTTTGGCGGACATCGGCGTTTATAATGCGGAACGTCTCTGGGATCGCTCCATCTTCGACTACAAGAACCACTTGCTGGACGGAGACAACAAGCGCGAAATGCAGGACTTCCGGGTCTTGAACCTCAAGGTCGCGCAAACCTTCTTCGACAACCGTCTTGGTTTCGAGGCTGCGATCAACAACGAGGTTTACAAGTACGGCCAGTCCAGCCCCTTCGGTTGGTCGCCTGAAATCACGATCGACGTCAACGAGACCTTGGGCGACCTGGTGACTCCAAACCCCAACGTTGGGCGTCCTGTTATCTTCAAGCGTACGCAAGGTAGCAGTAACTTGAACGAGCGTGAGCGTGACGGCTACCGGTTCACTGCAACTGCCGAGTTGCGCGAAGACGATCTCTTTGAGTCAGACTCCTTCCTAGGAAAGCTCATCGGCAAGCAACGTCTCACTGCTTTGAAGTCCTCCGATGACATTACGTTCTACGAGATGGGCTTTAAGAACTGGCTCGCAGACGACTCATTCCGTGCCTACCAAGGTCTGCCTGGCATGGCGGATAACACCTCCGAAGTCATGACGGCCGTCTATATGGGACCTTCTGTCATCGGTACGTCCGGTCCTCAGGGGCTGAACTTGCAGCCACTGCCGAGGCTTAACCCTAAGGGCATCGACGTCATCAACTACTGGGACAACACTTGGGCGAACCCGTCCACACGCAATGTGGATTACCTCGAGAGCCAGACTTGGTACCACGTTTGGGACGAGCAATACAGCGACGAGCAGAACAACCCTGGCAACTATGTGGGATGGACGACTCGTCCGATCGATATTCTCGTAGATACCGAGGGTGATCGCCTCAATCTGGTCACGACTGCGCGTTCCCAGACTGAGGAGGTGACTTCTCAGGCAGCTGTTTGGCAAGGATTCTTCTGGGGTGGTGCCATCGTTGGTACCTACGGCGTACGCGAAGACGAAGTGCTCAAGTACAACGTAACAGCTCCGCGTATTCCTGACGATCCTCGTAACATCTTCGATCCTACGGGCAACACGCCGTTCCCGCAAACGGGAGGCAACTACTTGAGCTACACCCCTGAGGATGCGGCGGCCTTGGCTCCTGCAGCGCTCGGTAGCGTTGACCGTTTCGAAGACGACAACGAATCCAAGAGCTTGGTAGTGCACCTTGACCAGTTCCTTCCCGAACTGCCCGGTAACACCAAGGTCAGTGTGTTCTGGAACGAGTCTTCGAACTTCCAGCCCGCGGAAACGCGAGTCGACCACATGAATAGGACGATCGCTCCTCCGACTGGTATCACGGAAGACTACGGTTTCTTGATCCGCTCCTTCGACGACCGCCTCAGCTTGAAGGTTACTCAATACGAAACGCTCGTAAACGGCGCGACGTTCCCGCTTCGCAACCTGTGGTACGTTGGTACCGCTGAAACTAGCCTCTTCGCGGCTGGTATGCGTGACAAGGCCTTCCTTGACGGAGTCCCAGGATGGAGCGACAGCTGGCGCGGTTATGCGAACAGCCCATACCAAGCAGGTGATGCTCCATGGGAATCCTATCTAGCGGCCCGCGGCGAGGCTTCCCGCGACCAAACCGCGGAAGAGGCCCAAGCTTGGCAAGAACGTGCTCTCACTAACCTCGAGCAAAACCTAGCTCCGCAAGAGTTCTGGGATGCTTGGGGCGCGACCAAGTCCGATGCCCGTTGGCAAAACGGCTGGTGGGATCCTTGGAGCGAGTCCACAGGCGCTCAGCCAGCAGGCTTCACTACGACCTCTGACCTTCTGTCGGAAGGCACGGAGTTTGAGCTCACCTACAATCCGGTTGAAAACTGGAACATCGCGTTCAACGCCTCCAGAACGGAAGCAGTGCGAGACAACCTGGCAGGTAGCTTGAAGGCTTGGGTCGACGCACGTAACGAAATCCATAACGGCGACAACGGTGATATCCGTCTATGGTGGTCTGGAGACCGTGCCAACACGCTCAAGACTCGTTGGAATGCTGAGTTCTACTCCAGCTACCAGCTCGCGCTGCAGCAGGAAGGCACGAACGTGGACGAACTCCGCGAGTGGCGCTACAACCTCGTAACGAACTACAATTTCCGCGACGGTAAGTTCAAGGGACTTGGAGTGGGAGGTAGCTACCGCTGGCAGGATGAGATCGTAATTGGCTATCCTCAATCCAGAGGCGTCACTGAATCTGGCAACGAGGTGGTCGAATACGATATCACCCGACCTTTCTATGGTCCGTCCGAGGATTCCATCGACCTGTGGGCAAGCTATTCTGTGGACCTCAACGACGACATCACCTGGCGAATCCAGTTGAACGTTCGGGATGTCTTAGCTGATGGAGGATTGATTCCATTGGCGGTGAATCCTGACGGTTCGATAACAGAGTACCGATTAGACGGTGATCCGTCGTGGTTCCTTTCCAATACCTTCTCTTTCTAA
- a CDS encoding AAA family ATPase, whose protein sequence is MPRTNTLYLVTGMPAAGKSTFARKLAARTGACLLDIDTCTETIVQAAMERISGEPNDRDSPTFKETFREPVYDTLFAIAAENLPHTDVIVTGPFTKEQARPHWPREIRSRLGAPCDVKCVFVHCSPELRKRRLIERANPRDEPKLKNWEKHLQYYDPDAFPAYPHFAVDTAAPKSFETALNEGLLD, encoded by the coding sequence ATGCCACGTACCAACACCCTTTATCTCGTCACCGGCATGCCGGCGGCTGGCAAATCTACCTTCGCCCGGAAACTCGCGGCCCGCACGGGAGCCTGCCTGCTGGACATCGACACCTGCACGGAAACCATAGTGCAAGCCGCAATGGAACGGATAAGCGGCGAGCCCAACGACCGGGACAGCCCTACGTTCAAAGAAACCTTCCGAGAGCCGGTCTACGATACGCTCTTCGCGATCGCGGCCGAAAACCTACCTCACACCGACGTTATCGTCACAGGCCCCTTCACCAAGGAGCAAGCCCGCCCGCATTGGCCCCGGGAAATTCGCTCCCGTCTAGGAGCTCCCTGCGACGTCAAATGCGTTTTCGTCCACTGCTCGCCCGAGCTCCGCAAGCGACGACTCATCGAACGAGCGAATCCACGCGACGAGCCAAAGCTCAAGAACTGGGAGAAGCACCTCCAGTACTACGACCCGGATGCCTTCCCTGCCTATCCTCACTTCGCGGTCGACACCGCAGCTCCCAAGAGCTTCGAGACGGCCTTGAACGAGGGCTTGTTGGACTAG
- the lnt gene encoding apolipoprotein N-acyltransferase — protein sequence MVTQVAEWFEANRQKMAYALCWALTPLFYVACFPPYEVNEAAFVFLVPFAVWLSFSPSFRSVFWTSFGIGWLAWTVLIFWLHHVTWAGMIALAGIVGAHFALWAVGTAWLFSRARGEGLWKGVAPSLGAAALWVIVEHLRTHIFTGFPWLPLSASQVDEPIVLQSASIFGSWIVSFALVLLNFGIAAYLIRLVGYARTRKRGVCPEFYLALSFIVAISFMLLRLSSGQQREHAFQAAVIQPNIPQNQKWDLAFERKILEQLEWLTLPRKSPNLDAVFWPETVLPYPINDDGPMQAWATRLATGVGAPIFAGAMGIEGEEGALEWYNSVFQVRPEYGLFPLYYSKQHLVPFGEYIPLRSFWPWMEKVVPINGDILPGKKPQLLPLNLENTSLRVGSLICFEDVFPSLARESVKEGASFLFVATNSAWYGKSGAAAQHKAHSVLRAIETRRPVLRVGNDGWTGWIDEYGSVRNSLDPWIQSTTVFKISRDRRWVGKETFYVKHGDWFVWTCWLLFGLCLWIAPIFVDKKTAT from the coding sequence ATGGTCACACAGGTCGCGGAATGGTTTGAAGCGAATCGCCAGAAAATGGCGTATGCGTTGTGCTGGGCGCTCACGCCTCTTTTTTACGTGGCTTGCTTTCCTCCGTACGAGGTCAACGAGGCGGCGTTCGTCTTCCTGGTACCATTCGCCGTATGGTTGAGTTTCTCGCCATCTTTCCGCTCGGTCTTCTGGACGAGCTTTGGCATTGGCTGGCTAGCTTGGACAGTACTCATCTTTTGGTTACATCATGTGACGTGGGCTGGGATGATCGCTCTCGCGGGGATTGTGGGCGCCCACTTCGCTCTTTGGGCTGTCGGGACGGCATGGTTGTTCAGCCGAGCAAGAGGGGAAGGCCTTTGGAAAGGTGTTGCTCCTAGCCTCGGCGCCGCGGCGCTTTGGGTGATCGTCGAGCATTTAAGAACGCACATCTTCACAGGATTTCCTTGGTTGCCGTTATCGGCAAGCCAGGTCGACGAGCCGATCGTCCTGCAGAGCGCGTCGATATTCGGAAGCTGGATCGTTTCCTTCGCCCTTGTACTCCTAAACTTTGGTATCGCGGCCTATCTGATACGTTTGGTGGGGTACGCTCGCACGCGCAAGCGAGGGGTTTGTCCCGAGTTCTACCTGGCTCTGTCCTTCATCGTTGCGATTAGCTTTATGCTCCTCCGCTTGAGTTCGGGCCAACAGAGAGAGCATGCGTTTCAGGCAGCGGTCATCCAGCCCAACATCCCGCAGAACCAGAAGTGGGACCTCGCGTTCGAGCGCAAGATTCTCGAACAGCTCGAGTGGCTGACTTTGCCGCGCAAGAGCCCGAATTTGGATGCGGTTTTTTGGCCGGAAACCGTGTTGCCGTATCCGATTAATGATGACGGACCTATGCAAGCGTGGGCGACGCGATTGGCAACCGGGGTGGGAGCGCCGATTTTCGCGGGAGCGATGGGAATCGAAGGCGAGGAAGGCGCACTGGAGTGGTACAACAGCGTGTTCCAAGTTCGTCCCGAGTATGGGCTATTTCCTCTGTATTATTCCAAGCAGCATCTTGTGCCGTTTGGAGAGTACATTCCGTTGAGATCCTTTTGGCCGTGGATGGAGAAAGTGGTCCCTATCAACGGAGACATTCTACCAGGCAAGAAGCCTCAGTTGCTGCCTCTGAACCTGGAGAACACGAGTTTGCGTGTGGGATCTTTGATCTGTTTTGAAGACGTCTTTCCGAGCTTGGCCAGGGAATCTGTGAAAGAAGGCGCGAGCTTTCTTTTTGTCGCTACTAACAGCGCCTGGTATGGAAAAAGCGGGGCTGCCGCTCAGCACAAGGCTCACTCGGTCCTGAGGGCGATTGAGACGCGTCGCCCCGTGCTGAGAGTGGGGAACGATGGATGGACGGGATGGATCGACGAGTATGGAAGCGTTCGGAACTCTTTGGATCCTTGGATCCAGTCGACGACTGTATTCAAGATTTCCCGCGATCGACGCTGGGTTGGAAAGGAGACCTTTTACGTGAAGCACGGAGACTGGTTCGTTTGGACCTGCTGGTTGCTTTTTGGCCTTTGCCTCTGGATAGCCCCCATCTTCGTCGACAAAAAAACGGCCACCTAG
- a CDS encoding VCBS repeat-containing protein, with translation MRWLREVGIILGLGGVAIASTAKVVEVSPFRNSESDGSGFVAIQAEHSGVIHVNEYTHPKRWTTLWHQYFLGTIGSGIALGDVDGDGLADLFAVGKDSDNRLYLNEGDFRFREVGRARGIHSLGKIGAGVAMLDIDNDGDLDIYVTYTGFPNELYLNNGGGYFEESASLWGLDISTGSNAPSFSDYDRDGDLDLYLQCNFLTASGFAEGMPDFLYENRNGLFVDVTQKAGISGRGQGHAALWWDFNDDNWPDLYVANDFEAADRLYLNNKDGTFSDVIASELVSSPYSAMGADFGDLNNDGYSELFVGEMAAADPEKHQRTVASIETKSIHASRSSVSQYMHNMLSTRIGKSQQVEIARQAGLAATDWTWAVRIADLDNDGLQDVYVNNGMIRAFHDGDLGMKSEKARTGWQRMAYFKQAPLYEEVNLWYRNKGGFRFEEEGKDVGLAKLGVSFSAAFADFDLDGDLDLVLSNLNEAPTLYRNDLALGESLSIGLKGVSSNRFGIGAKLKLFLGGGILCREVSLARGYLSTDEPYVHFGLGRGQKIDRLEIEWPSGSRQTVRSLLSGNRYLIEEKDNGISPIEETETVFVPSDLTVSKEANSVEDVYRLYPMQMLKPEVEFRSGPPIQLVDLDGDDDLDLVMGGATGHETKVFINEKGRRLAYARQEAFEDDFDSEDSSLVAIDLDADGRMELLVGSGGEELDAGDEYYKDRVYSFDSDSLEFKAWRHAPEFPATPTNDLLLIDVDGDGDGDLLQASGSVARKYPFHERNLVWLRADNGFELDDRSPFSEAFGSSGNTSRLLAVDWSGDGKMDLVQAVRWGSPVFWKMGDSGLERQDAVVDVGSLKGAWRSIASGDFDGDGRTDIVLGNWGLNLRRVPTDESPWVLYVPRDPSWDNVYINCFTHEGRLLPLESRILNSAQFPGLLEATTDSIADYARKEVSEIFTNELLERCQRFEINETRSIALLQKEAGRFTPVELPWWAQTGEMVDILALDYDEDGWEDLVLSLEPRAPNLWVDRPLKGHVILLRNNAGRGFEALLPRESGLEINGVPRRFACGDLDGDGRKELLLSLNEGELKVFSLGRSGIVE, from the coding sequence ATGAGGTGGTTGCGTGAGGTAGGGATCATTCTTGGACTCGGAGGAGTCGCCATCGCCTCCACCGCGAAGGTCGTTGAGGTCTCGCCTTTTCGGAACAGCGAATCTGACGGGAGTGGGTTCGTCGCGATTCAGGCGGAGCACTCAGGGGTAATTCACGTTAACGAATACACCCATCCCAAGCGTTGGACAACTCTCTGGCACCAGTACTTTTTAGGGACTATTGGCTCGGGCATAGCTCTCGGCGACGTGGATGGAGATGGGCTCGCCGATCTTTTTGCGGTCGGAAAAGACAGTGATAACCGGCTCTACCTGAATGAAGGAGATTTTCGGTTTCGGGAGGTAGGGCGTGCTCGAGGCATCCACAGCCTCGGCAAGATTGGGGCGGGCGTCGCGATGCTGGATATCGATAACGACGGCGATTTGGACATTTACGTCACGTATACAGGGTTTCCTAACGAATTGTATTTAAATAATGGTGGCGGCTATTTTGAAGAGTCTGCTTCTCTTTGGGGCTTGGATATCTCGACGGGATCTAATGCGCCGTCCTTTTCGGATTACGACAGGGATGGCGATTTGGACCTATATTTGCAGTGCAACTTTCTTACTGCTTCGGGCTTTGCGGAAGGAATGCCGGATTTTCTATATGAGAACAGGAACGGGCTGTTCGTAGACGTCACCCAGAAGGCAGGTATTTCTGGTAGGGGACAAGGTCACGCGGCCCTTTGGTGGGACTTCAATGACGACAATTGGCCTGATCTATATGTTGCGAATGACTTCGAGGCGGCGGATCGCTTGTATTTGAATAACAAGGACGGAACGTTCTCGGATGTTATCGCAAGCGAACTCGTTAGTTCTCCTTACTCTGCGATGGGGGCGGATTTTGGTGATTTGAACAACGATGGCTATTCAGAATTGTTCGTAGGAGAAATGGCCGCTGCTGATCCAGAGAAACATCAGCGAACGGTTGCCTCTATCGAAACCAAATCTATCCATGCTTCGCGAAGCTCCGTGAGTCAATATATGCACAACATGCTGTCGACTCGTATAGGGAAGTCGCAGCAGGTTGAAATTGCGAGACAGGCTGGTTTGGCCGCGACGGATTGGACTTGGGCGGTTCGCATCGCCGACTTGGATAATGACGGGCTGCAGGATGTTTATGTAAACAACGGAATGATCAGAGCTTTCCATGACGGCGACCTAGGGATGAAATCGGAGAAGGCTCGCACAGGTTGGCAGAGGATGGCGTATTTCAAGCAAGCGCCGCTCTACGAAGAAGTTAACTTGTGGTATCGAAACAAGGGTGGCTTTCGCTTTGAAGAGGAAGGGAAAGATGTCGGCCTGGCGAAACTAGGGGTTAGCTTTTCCGCAGCGTTTGCGGACTTCGATTTGGATGGAGATTTGGATCTGGTCCTGTCGAACCTGAACGAGGCTCCCACGCTTTACAGGAACGATCTGGCTTTGGGGGAGAGTCTTTCGATAGGCTTAAAGGGTGTCTCATCAAATCGTTTCGGTATCGGCGCTAAGCTGAAATTGTTTCTAGGAGGAGGAATACTTTGTCGAGAAGTGTCATTGGCTCGTGGATACCTTTCAACCGACGAACCTTACGTTCATTTTGGGTTGGGGAGAGGACAGAAGATTGACCGTCTCGAAATTGAATGGCCCAGTGGATCGCGTCAGACCGTTCGTTCATTGCTCTCCGGCAATCGCTATTTGATTGAGGAGAAAGACAATGGAATAAGTCCCATCGAAGAGACTGAGACCGTTTTTGTTCCCTCCGACCTTACGGTGTCCAAAGAGGCGAATTCGGTTGAGGACGTTTATCGATTGTATCCGATGCAAATGTTGAAGCCTGAGGTCGAATTTCGATCGGGGCCTCCAATTCAGCTAGTTGATCTAGATGGCGATGACGATCTGGATTTGGTGATGGGCGGGGCCACAGGACACGAGACCAAGGTGTTTATCAACGAAAAGGGACGGCGTTTGGCCTATGCTCGCCAAGAGGCGTTTGAAGACGACTTCGATTCGGAAGACTCTTCATTGGTAGCGATCGATCTCGATGCGGATGGTCGAATGGAATTGCTTGTGGGCTCCGGCGGAGAGGAGCTCGATGCAGGAGACGAGTATTACAAAGATAGAGTGTATTCGTTCGATAGCGACAGTTTGGAATTCAAAGCTTGGAGGCATGCTCCTGAATTTCCTGCGACCCCTACCAATGATTTGCTCTTGATCGATGTGGATGGAGATGGAGATGGAGACTTGCTGCAAGCGAGCGGTAGCGTCGCGAGGAAGTATCCGTTTCACGAGAGAAATCTTGTTTGGCTGAGAGCGGATAATGGCTTTGAGCTCGATGATCGTAGTCCCTTTTCGGAGGCATTCGGTAGTTCTGGAAACACTAGCCGCTTGCTCGCTGTTGATTGGTCAGGAGATGGAAAAATGGACCTCGTGCAAGCTGTACGGTGGGGAAGCCCAGTCTTTTGGAAAATGGGCGATTCGGGTTTAGAGCGTCAGGACGCAGTCGTCGATGTTGGGAGCCTGAAAGGAGCTTGGCGTTCGATTGCCAGCGGAGACTTCGATGGCGACGGGCGTACGGACATCGTTCTTGGCAATTGGGGGCTGAATTTGAGGCGTGTCCCAACAGATGAGTCGCCTTGGGTTCTTTATGTCCCGCGGGATCCATCATGGGACAATGTTTACATCAATTGCTTTACCCACGAGGGCCGCTTGTTGCCCTTGGAGAGCCGGATTTTGAATTCAGCGCAGTTCCCCGGTTTGCTGGAGGCCACGACGGATTCTATAGCGGATTATGCTCGCAAGGAGGTGTCGGAAATCTTCACGAATGAACTACTCGAACGCTGCCAGCGCTTTGAAATCAACGAAACCCGATCGATAGCGCTTTTGCAGAAGGAAGCGGGGCGTTTCACCCCCGTGGAGTTGCCTTGGTGGGCTCAAACAGGGGAGATGGTCGATATCTTGGCGTTGGATTACGACGAGGATGGTTGGGAAGATCTCGTCCTCAGCCTAGAGCCGAGGGCTCCCAATCTCTGGGTTGATCGCCCGCTCAAGGGACATGTCATCCTCTTGAGGAACAATGCAGGACGGGGATTCGAGGCTTTGTTGCCCAGAGAGTCAGGATTGGAGATCAATGGGGTGCCCCGTCGTTTTGCTTGTGGGGACCTAGATGGTGATGGACGCAAGGAGCTGCTGCTGTCGCTCAACGAAGGGGAGCTGAAGGTTTTCTCTCTGGGCCGATCGGGGATAGTTGAGTAG